In Plutella xylostella chromosome 4, ilPluXylo3.1, whole genome shotgun sequence, a genomic segment contains:
- the LOC105381626 gene encoding chromobox protein homolog 1: protein MGKKDSKKSDNTDASSEEEEYVVEKVLDKRTVKGKTQYLLKWKGYKEEESTWEPVENLDCEALIKTFEDNRKEKEKEKSAKKPESKKRVRESSEEAGSSRKGRSTSVSSDDKREKKEKKEDKSKSGFEKGLKAEKIIGASDATGELMFLVKWSDSDEAELVPAKVANVKCPQQVIAFYEERLTWHTPNDQENN from the exons ATGGGTAAAAAGGACTCCAAAAAAAGTGATAACACTGATGCTTCCAGCGAAGAGGAAGAGTATGTGGTAGAAAAGGTCCTTGACAAGAGGACTGTGAAAGGAAAG ACACAATATCTACTGAAATGGAAGGGCTACAAGGAGGAGGAGAGTACGTGGGAGCCCGTGGAGAACCTCGACTGCGAGGCGCTCATCAAGACCTTCGAAGACAACAGGAAAGAGAAAGAGAAGGAG AAATCTGCCAAAAAACCGGAGAGCAAAAAGCGTGTCCGTGAGTCGAGCGAGGAGGCGGGGTCCAGCCGCAAGGGCCGCTCCACCAGCGTGTCCTCCGATGACAAGCGGgagaagaaagaaaagaagGAAGACAAATCAAAGTCTGGCTTCGAAAAAGGCCTGAAAGCTGAAAAGATTATTG GTGCATCAGACGCCACTGGGGAGCTCATGTTCCTTGTAAAGTGGTCGGATTCGGATGAGGCAGAGCTGGTGCCTGCCAAGGTTGCCAATGTCAAGTGTCCACAACAG GTAATTGCGTTCTACGAGGAGCGACTCACGTGGCACACACCCAATGACCAAGAGAACAATTAG